In Anaerolineae bacterium, a genomic segment contains:
- a CDS encoding response regulator transcription factor, with protein sequence MAKEDTKLILIADDEARMRRFMQMNLELEGYRVIEASNGLEAINRVREDLPDLVLLDVMMPDLDGFETLHIIRETSTVPVIMLTVRDEEEDKVKGLELGADDYVTKPFSPRELASRIKAVLRRTEMDSPGPGSRSWVKVDDYLQIDFNHRQVYVDGKPIKLRPTEYRLLYHLVQNAGYTLSHETILSKVWGFEYQDESQYVRLYITYLRQKIEPDPANPRYILTERGIGYRFVDFKKQQAGGEG encoded by the coding sequence ATGGCTAAAGAAGACACAAAACTGATTTTAATTGCCGACGACGAAGCCCGCATGCGGCGTTTTATGCAGATGAATCTTGAACTGGAAGGCTACCGGGTTATTGAAGCCAGCAACGGCCTGGAAGCCATAAACCGGGTGCGCGAAGACTTGCCCGACCTGGTGCTGCTGGACGTGATGATGCCGGACCTGGACGGCTTTGAAACGCTGCACATCATCCGGGAAACCTCAACCGTGCCGGTGATCATGCTGACCGTGCGCGATGAAGAAGAAGACAAGGTAAAAGGGCTGGAACTGGGCGCAGACGATTACGTAACCAAACCCTTCAGCCCCCGCGAATTAGCCAGCCGCATCAAGGCCGTCTTGCGCCGCACCGAAATGGATTCGCCTGGCCCCGGCAGCAGATCATGGGTTAAAGTAGACGATTATCTCCAGATTGACTTCAATCACCGGCAGGTATACGTGGACGGAAAGCCCATCAAACTCCGCCCCACCGAATACCGCCTGCTTTACCACCTGGTGCAAAACGCAGGCTACACCCTTAGCCATGAAACCATTCTTTCTAAAGTATGGGGGTTTGAGTACCAAGACGAAAGCCAATATGTGCGGCTTTACATCACCTACCTGCGCCAAAAAATTGAGCCGGACCCGGCCAATCCCCGCTATATTTTAACCGAACGGGGCATCGGCTACCGTTTTGTGGACTTTAAAAAACAACAGGCCGGAGGCGAGGGGTGA
- a CDS encoding diacylglycerol kinase family lipid kinase produces MKVCFIVNPAAGGVGSTFQKQVVKAANQLAKQGCKVERVETKAKDDGIQVSRQAAAAGFEVAVAVGGDGTINEVCNGLAGTNTALAVVPAGTGNVYAADLGIPIWSPLHFDAVTEAVKLIMAGRRRRIDLGRLHLANGASRYFLMWCGIGLDAAITQAKSPSTPVRELNYASWVVAGLMVTFDFMGTQATITTDNGTEKQRVLMALASNGQLYGRLWRIAPEAKMDDGLLDVAVMSGHRWPSTIKHVLGLTFRQHVKDPDFHLYRTTRLRLSTKETLPVHVDADPIGATPIEIEVAPLALNVIVPHNAPERLFQAYANSTSG; encoded by the coding sequence GTGAAAGTTTGCTTTATTGTTAATCCCGCCGCCGGCGGGGTGGGCAGCACATTTCAAAAACAGGTGGTCAAAGCGGCAAACCAACTGGCAAAACAGGGCTGTAAAGTTGAACGTGTTGAAACAAAAGCAAAGGACGACGGGATTCAGGTAAGCCGACAGGCCGCCGCGGCCGGCTTTGAGGTGGCCGTGGCCGTGGGCGGCGACGGCACAATAAATGAGGTTTGTAATGGACTGGCCGGCACAAATACCGCCCTGGCCGTAGTGCCGGCGGGGACGGGCAATGTTTACGCCGCTGATTTAGGTATCCCCATCTGGAGTCCCCTTCACTTTGACGCCGTCACCGAGGCGGTCAAACTCATTATGGCCGGCCGTCGCCGCCGGATAGATTTGGGGCGTTTGCATTTGGCCAATGGCGCCAGCCGTTACTTTTTGATGTGGTGCGGCATTGGCCTGGACGCGGCCATTACCCAGGCCAAATCACCTTCTACGCCCGTGCGCGAGCTAAACTACGCCAGTTGGGTGGTAGCCGGCCTGATGGTTACGTTTGACTTTATGGGCACCCAGGCCACCATTACCACAGATAACGGCACCGAAAAACAGAGAGTTTTAATGGCCCTGGCCAGCAACGGCCAGCTTTACGGCCGGCTCTGGCGCATTGCCCCGGAAGCCAAAATGGACGATGGCCTGCTGGACGTGGCGGTGATGAGCGGCCATCGCTGGCCCTCAACCATCAAACACGTGCTTGGCCTTACCTTCAGGCAGCACGTCAAAGACCCCGATTTTCACCTGTACCGGACCACGCGCCTGCGCCTGTCAACCAAAGAGACCTTGCCCGTACACGTTGACGCCGACCCCATTGGGGCCACACCCATAGAAATTGAGGTGGCGCCCCTGGCCCTCAACGTGATTGTGCCCCATAATGCGCCGGAGCGATTGTTTCAAGCCTACGCCAATTCCACTTCAGGTTGA
- a CDS encoding ribokinase encodes MVYKPIPTYLIIGHVARDNTPTGAILGGTCSYSALTAHKLGCHTAAVTSYGPDLPSLAALEGITLSTIPAGQSTTFENTYQHGVRQQKWLASSASLSLQDVPPAWRNAPLVHLAPLAQELSPTLCGRFPNSLVCVTMQGWLRGQDAAYQVIYQPHPHLETWLSKIDVLVLSLADVFGDRAALAHFLNSAQVGVETVGPEGCRVYYQGQETHVPVEPEVEVDPTGAGDIFAAAFFIRYYETRNFIQAAQFANACASLSVKKRGMESIPSLPEVETRLAELYGSQPR; translated from the coding sequence ATGGTGTACAAGCCTATCCCCACCTATCTCATCATCGGTCACGTAGCCAGAGACAATACGCCCACCGGGGCTATCCTGGGTGGGACCTGCAGCTACTCGGCCTTGACCGCCCACAAATTGGGCTGCCACACTGCCGCCGTAACCAGTTACGGCCCCGACCTGCCCTCCCTGGCCGCCTTAGAGGGCATTACCCTCAGCACTATCCCTGCCGGTCAAAGCACTACCTTTGAAAATACCTATCAACATGGCGTCCGGCAGCAGAAATGGCTGGCCAGCAGCGCCTCGTTATCGCTCCAAGATGTGCCCCCGGCCTGGCGCAACGCGCCCCTTGTCCACCTGGCTCCCCTGGCCCAGGAGTTGTCGCCCACGCTGTGCGGCCGGTTTCCGAATAGTTTGGTGTGCGTTACCATGCAGGGCTGGCTGCGAGGCCAGGACGCCGCCTACCAAGTGATCTACCAACCCCACCCCCACCTGGAAACCTGGCTCTCAAAAATTGACGTGTTGGTGCTCAGCCTGGCCGATGTGTTTGGCGACCGCGCTGCTCTGGCTCATTTTCTCAACTCGGCCCAAGTGGGCGTGGAAACAGTAGGGCCGGAGGGCTGCCGGGTGTATTATCAAGGACAGGAGACCCACGTGCCGGTTGAGCCTGAAGTGGAGGTTGACCCCACCGGCGCCGGCGACATCTTTGCCGCCGCTTTTTTTATCCGGTACTATGAAACCAGAAATTTTATCCAGGCCGCCCAATTTGCCAATGCCTGCGCCTCACTCTCCGTTAAAAAAAGGGGCATGGAAAGCATCCCCAGCTTGCCGGAAGTGGAAACGCGTCTGGCCGAACTTTATGGTTCCCAACCCAGGTAA